In a single window of the Renibacterium salmoninarum ATCC 33209 genome:
- a CDS encoding 2-phosphosulfolactate phosphatase, translated as MPVEQCWGLNGALAQCRAGDIAVVHDVLSFSTTVSVALDAGADVLPFAGNDEAAIVFAAQNDAMYAARRGTPGQMTLSPLSIRSHFSHDSGTLMQQKLVLPSPNGSTRSANLAARGIKVLTSGLRNASVIAKWLAEKHHGKVVCISAGERWPDDSLRPAVEDLMGAGMLISEIKAISTDIALGIDAAVALDSYRSFAAQLVELVKSSASGRELIDAGFADDVNIACELNESRSVAIFDQSRKSFKLA; from the coding sequence ATGCCAGTCGAACAATGCTGGGGGTTGAACGGGGCGCTCGCCCAATGTCGTGCCGGCGATATCGCGGTAGTGCACGACGTGCTGAGCTTCTCCACAACAGTTTCAGTAGCTTTGGATGCGGGGGCTGACGTACTGCCGTTTGCCGGCAACGATGAAGCTGCCATTGTTTTCGCGGCGCAAAACGATGCCATGTACGCAGCCCGACGCGGTACTCCCGGCCAAATGACTTTGTCACCGCTATCGATTCGGAGCCACTTTTCGCACGATTCGGGTACTTTGATGCAGCAAAAACTTGTTTTGCCTTCGCCAAATGGCTCGACGAGAAGCGCAAATTTGGCGGCTCGCGGCATAAAAGTACTGACTTCCGGCCTGAGAAACGCAAGCGTCATAGCAAAATGGCTGGCCGAAAAACATCATGGAAAAGTCGTTTGCATCTCGGCAGGCGAACGATGGCCAGATGATTCTCTACGCCCGGCCGTTGAAGACCTGATGGGAGCTGGCATGTTGATCAGCGAAATCAAGGCAATCTCCACAGATATTGCGCTCGGCATCGATGCAGCCGTTGCCTTGGACAGCTATCGATCGTTCGCTGCGCAGTTGGTCGAACTGGTGAAGTCTTCGGCCAGCGGGCGCGAACTGATCGACGCCGGATTTGCCGACGACGTCAATATCGCATGCGAACTCAATGAAAGTCGCTCGGTGGCTATCTTCGATCAGAGCAGAAAGAGTTTTAAACTTGCTTGA
- a CDS encoding DUF3054 domain-containing protein — translation MDSNSVSPKPVRFGTVLYAFVADLVLIVIFAAIGRASHQEESPIVNVLSTAWPFLVGAALSWIVGRVWRAPLRLWPHGVCLWLITLIAGILLRLVSGRTAEFSFIVVAAIVLAVFLLGHRVIVTVIANRKSRHQEAA, via the coding sequence ATGGATTCAAACTCTGTCAGTCCAAAGCCCGTTCGGTTCGGAACGGTACTTTACGCCTTTGTTGCAGACCTCGTGCTCATCGTGATTTTCGCCGCGATAGGCCGGGCTAGCCACCAAGAAGAGAGCCCGATTGTCAATGTTCTCAGCACCGCATGGCCTTTTTTGGTTGGTGCAGCCTTGAGTTGGATCGTCGGCCGAGTTTGGCGAGCTCCATTACGGTTATGGCCACACGGAGTTTGTCTTTGGCTTATTACCCTGATCGCCGGAATACTGTTGCGGCTCGTGAGCGGACGCACGGCAGAATTTAGCTTCATCGTCGTGGCTGCCATAGTTTTAGCCGTCTTCCTGCTGGGTCATCGCGTGATTGTCACTGTGATCGCAAACCGCAAAAGTCGCCATCAAGAAGCAGCATAA
- a CDS encoding HPr family phosphocarrier protein has translation MISRHAVVSSAIGLHARPAAEFVRAVSETGLPIRITKVTADGATSNRTSADARSLLEVMTADFQHGEQVQLSIEFPANQNAESIQEIDRQSLERKLEALVAILERQ, from the coding sequence ATGATCAGCCGCCACGCCGTCGTAAGCTCTGCGATTGGACTGCACGCACGCCCAGCTGCCGAGTTTGTCAGAGCAGTTAGCGAGACCGGACTGCCAATTCGGATCACAAAAGTGACGGCCGACGGCGCAACCTCGAACCGAACGTCGGCCGACGCCCGCAGCCTTTTGGAAGTGATGACCGCTGATTTTCAACACGGTGAACAAGTTCAACTATCGATTGAATTCCCAGCTAACCAGAATGCTGAATCAATCCAAGAGATTGATCGTCAAAGCTTAGAAAGAAAACTAGAGGCGCTGGTGGCGATACTCGAACGCCAGTAG
- a CDS encoding Lrp/AsnC family transcriptional regulator, translating into MITAFVLIKTNVDRIPEAAQEISEIDGISEVYSVTGEWDLIAIARVDKHELLADVIADKLSKVDGVQATTTHISFRAYSKHDLDAAFSLGFEH; encoded by the coding sequence GTGATCACCGCATTCGTTCTTATCAAGACCAACGTCGACCGCATCCCTGAAGCAGCTCAGGAGATCTCTGAGATTGACGGTATTAGCGAGGTGTACTCAGTTACCGGTGAATGGGACCTGATCGCCATCGCCCGAGTCGACAAACATGAGCTTTTGGCGGACGTTATCGCAGATAAGTTATCCAAAGTGGATGGTGTCCAAGCGACCACAACCCATATTTCTTTCCGCGCATATTCAAAGCACGATTTAGACGCGGCATTCTCCTTGGGATTCGAACACTAA
- a CDS encoding cytochrome c oxidase subunit 3 has product MGAGEFYRHNVYVTSATQASSAPAHPTLNRPNMVSVGTVVWLSSELMFFAGLFAMYFTLRSTSGSLWAEEAAKLNFPFALVNTIILVSSSFSCQMGVFAAERLQPRRVGGPFAFAKWGMTEWFFLTFILGGIFVAGQSTEYAMLVSEHVTLSSNAYGSAFYMTTGFHGLHVIGGLIAFLFIIGRAYAAKKFGHFEATSAIVTSYYWHFVDVVWIGLFMVIYVLK; this is encoded by the coding sequence TTGGGCGCTGGGGAGTTTTACAGACATAATGTCTATGTGACATCTGCGACCCAAGCCTCCAGCGCCCCAGCACACCCCACGCTGAACCGGCCCAACATGGTTTCTGTAGGAACCGTTGTCTGGCTCTCCAGCGAGTTGATGTTCTTTGCGGGGCTCTTTGCTATGTACTTCACTCTCCGCTCGACTTCTGGCTCTTTGTGGGCCGAAGAAGCTGCGAAGCTGAACTTCCCGTTCGCCCTGGTGAACACCATCATTCTGGTATCCAGCTCATTTAGCTGCCAGATGGGTGTCTTCGCCGCTGAGCGACTTCAACCCCGACGCGTAGGCGGTCCATTCGCCTTTGCCAAATGGGGTATGACGGAATGGTTCTTCCTTACCTTCATTCTGGGTGGGATCTTCGTAGCTGGGCAGTCCACCGAATATGCCATGTTGGTTTCCGAGCATGTAACGCTGTCTTCGAACGCGTACGGCTCAGCCTTTTACATGACAACCGGTTTCCACGGACTGCACGTTATTGGCGGTCTGATTGCCTTCCTGTTCATTATTGGTCGCGCCTACGCGGCTAAGAAGTTCGGGCATTTTGAAGCCACGAGCGCCATTGTGACTTCTTACTATTGGCACTTCGTCGACGTCGTCTGGATTGGCCTGTTCATGGTCATCTACGTGTTGAAGTAA
- a CDS encoding GntR family transcriptional regulator: MSDTADSIVGQIDRSSATPIYLQLAALLREYVAGKGPSATAIPSERDIAQRFGLARMTVRQAIDTLVSAEILDRVVGLGTFVHRPKVDLQVKLTSYSEEMQRRGMVPDAKVLDFELIAASTSVARELQLHEGQMVVRFRRLLLADEEPMSVDENFIPGYRVPGLTDGPPPSSLYNTLGERYGLVMEWGEDMIEAAAAAPSVARQLKVENGAPLLKIQRHAFVSGIVVDYSVSYYRADRYKLWVPLQRPGSRTSRPYATTGFVDRLKGVAKPG, encoded by the coding sequence ATGAGCGATACGGCGGACTCAATTGTGGGCCAGATTGATCGCAGCTCGGCGACGCCAATCTATCTTCAGCTTGCTGCTTTGCTACGTGAGTACGTAGCCGGCAAAGGCCCTTCTGCTACCGCCATTCCTTCCGAACGAGATATTGCTCAGCGCTTCGGTTTGGCTCGTATGACGGTGCGACAGGCGATTGACACACTGGTTTCCGCAGAAATTCTGGACCGGGTTGTTGGCCTTGGAACTTTTGTGCATCGTCCTAAGGTCGATCTTCAGGTAAAGCTGACGTCGTATTCGGAAGAGATGCAGCGCCGCGGTATGGTTCCCGATGCGAAAGTCCTGGATTTTGAGCTCATCGCCGCCAGTACAAGCGTTGCCCGTGAGCTGCAGCTACATGAAGGTCAGATGGTAGTTCGATTTCGGCGACTCTTGTTGGCTGACGAAGAACCAATGAGCGTGGATGAGAACTTCATACCGGGCTACCGTGTTCCCGGTCTGACTGACGGCCCACCGCCGTCGTCGTTGTACAACACACTGGGGGAGCGCTACGGCTTGGTCATGGAGTGGGGAGAGGACATGATCGAGGCCGCTGCCGCGGCGCCGTCTGTCGCTCGTCAGCTTAAAGTTGAGAACGGCGCGCCGCTATTGAAAATCCAAAGGCATGCTTTTGTCTCTGGCATTGTGGTCGACTACTCGGTGTCTTACTATCGCGCAGATCGCTACAAGCTCTGGGTGCCGCTACAGCGCCCGGGCTCGCGCACCTCTCGTCCGTATGCCACCACCGGCTTCGTTGACCGCCTGAAGGGGGTAGCAAAGCCCGGGTAG
- the trpD gene encoding anthranilate phosphoribosyltransferase, which produces MLLTELIDGRDLSKEQTGWAMDTIMAGAATDAQIAGFLVALRAKHETVAELTGLADSMLSNANPFPFAGDALDIVGTGGDRLNTVNISTMAALVCAGAGAQIVKHGNRASSSAAGSADVLEALGVRLDLTIPEVARAASEVGITFCFAQVFHPSFRFTSVPRREMAIPTAFNFLGPLTNPARVSASAVGVADARMAPLVAGVLAARGSRGLVFRGGDGLDELTTTGPSQVWEFRNGEVVESSFDPLEIGIQRAVLDDLRGKDAAYNAQVATETLAGRAGPIHDAVVINAAAGLVAFDQSAEGSLTERMQHALATAETAISSGAATDVLQRWVAFSSK; this is translated from the coding sequence ATGTTGCTGACTGAGTTGATCGATGGGCGCGATCTCAGCAAGGAACAAACAGGCTGGGCGATGGATACGATCATGGCTGGCGCTGCTACTGACGCCCAAATTGCGGGTTTTCTCGTTGCGTTGCGCGCCAAGCACGAAACGGTTGCTGAATTGACCGGCTTGGCGGACTCGATGTTGAGTAACGCCAACCCGTTTCCTTTTGCAGGTGATGCCCTAGACATCGTTGGCACCGGAGGGGACCGCCTTAATACGGTGAACATTTCGACGATGGCAGCCTTGGTTTGCGCGGGTGCGGGCGCTCAGATTGTGAAACATGGCAATCGGGCATCCTCTTCGGCGGCTGGCTCGGCCGATGTATTGGAAGCGCTCGGCGTGCGGCTAGACCTGACAATTCCGGAAGTTGCTCGTGCTGCGAGCGAAGTGGGCATTACTTTCTGCTTCGCACAAGTTTTCCATCCTTCATTTCGATTCACCTCGGTGCCGCGACGCGAGATGGCGATTCCGACGGCATTCAATTTTTTGGGTCCATTGACAAACCCCGCCCGCGTTTCAGCATCTGCGGTTGGCGTTGCCGACGCCAGGATGGCACCGCTTGTGGCTGGCGTACTCGCCGCGAGGGGCAGCCGGGGCTTGGTTTTTCGCGGCGGTGATGGTCTAGATGAACTCACGACGACGGGGCCATCGCAAGTCTGGGAGTTCCGGAACGGTGAAGTCGTTGAGTCCAGCTTTGATCCGTTAGAAATTGGCATTCAACGAGCTGTTCTGGACGATCTTCGCGGTAAAGATGCCGCCTACAACGCTCAGGTGGCAACCGAGACGTTAGCCGGCCGAGCAGGCCCAATTCATGATGCTGTGGTGATTAACGCCGCAGCCGGTCTGGTGGCATTCGATCAAAGCGCAGAAGGTTCATTGACGGAGCGGATGCAACACGCTTTGGCCACAGCAGAAACAGCTATTAGTTCCGGCGCTGCCACTGACGTTCTGCAGCGTTGGGTGGCGTTCAGCTCGAAATGA
- a CDS encoding cytochrome c oxidase subunit 4 → MKIESKLFLYGSPFFFVVAVVYGFMTNWSEWVGILGILLVGCLAVMIGFYLGFTGKRVGLRPEDRNDGEIHEGAGEQGHFSPWSWWPLVLGSACACAFLGVAIGWWIFFIAAGLAAIGLVGWVFEYSRGDHAH, encoded by the coding sequence ATGAAAATTGAGTCCAAACTCTTTTTGTACGGATCGCCGTTCTTCTTCGTCGTAGCAGTCGTTTATGGCTTCATGACTAATTGGAGCGAATGGGTCGGCATCCTGGGCATTTTGCTTGTGGGTTGCTTAGCCGTAATGATCGGCTTCTATCTTGGCTTCACCGGTAAGCGAGTAGGTTTACGTCCGGAAGATCGCAATGATGGCGAGATTCATGAAGGCGCTGGCGAGCAAGGACACTTCAGTCCTTGGAGCTGGTGGCCACTAGTGCTTGGTTCTGCTTGCGCTTGCGCATTCCTCGGCGTCGCAATCGGCTGGTGGATCTTCTTCATCGCAGCCGGTCTTGCCGCTATTGGGCTCGTCGGTTGGGTCTTCGAATATAGCCGTGGCGATCACGCTCACTAA
- a CDS encoding ubiquinol-cytochrome c reductase iron-sulfur subunit, with protein sequence MGDRSDDHPAELEGTSEVEAKSGQTVLAKFQDPGIPPHRLRLADTDPRAAKRAERQVAVLFGISALGTVLFFVAYFGVHLDQSIGALRLQNLLLGLGTAFAMLGIGTGIVHWAKVLMPDHEVSEERHAIRSESDRQDAVHIVDTIAEESGIKRRPLIRNTLIGAIALAPLPAIVMFRDLDLNPDVNKLRHTMWKEGTRLVRDPTGTPIKASDVTLGSAFHVIPEGLNELKEGKLNEKAKAVVLLMRLDPASLNPSPGRENWGYNGIVAYSKICTHVGCPVALYEQQTHHLLCPCHQSTFDLTEECKVIFGPAKRPLPQLPIKVDSEGYLVAQSDFHEPVGPSYWERG encoded by the coding sequence ATGGGCGACCGTAGTGACGACCATCCGGCAGAGCTGGAAGGCACCTCGGAGGTCGAAGCTAAGTCTGGGCAGACGGTACTAGCGAAATTCCAAGATCCTGGAATTCCTCCGCACCGCCTCCGGCTGGCTGACACCGACCCTCGCGCGGCGAAACGCGCCGAACGCCAGGTTGCGGTGCTCTTCGGAATATCTGCGCTCGGCACTGTTTTGTTCTTTGTGGCCTACTTCGGCGTGCACCTAGACCAAAGCATTGGGGCCTTGCGCCTGCAGAATCTGCTGCTCGGCTTGGGAACAGCTTTCGCTATGCTCGGAATCGGCACTGGCATCGTGCATTGGGCCAAGGTCCTGATGCCAGACCACGAGGTTTCTGAGGAACGGCACGCGATTCGCAGCGAATCTGATCGCCAAGATGCGGTTCATATTGTTGACACTATTGCTGAAGAAAGCGGCATCAAGCGTCGACCGCTGATTCGTAACACCTTGATTGGGGCGATTGCCTTGGCGCCGTTGCCGGCAATCGTCATGTTCAGGGATTTGGACCTGAACCCGGATGTCAACAAACTCCGGCACACTATGTGGAAAGAGGGAACCCGTCTGGTTCGGGATCCAACTGGCACCCCGATCAAGGCTTCCGACGTTACGCTCGGCTCGGCTTTCCACGTTATTCCGGAAGGTTTGAACGAGCTCAAGGAAGGCAAGTTGAACGAAAAGGCCAAGGCCGTTGTTCTGCTGATGCGCCTTGACCCAGCTTCGTTGAACCCCTCCCCTGGTCGCGAAAATTGGGGCTACAACGGCATTGTTGCCTACTCAAAGATTTGCACGCACGTTGGCTGCCCCGTGGCGCTTTACGAACAGCAAACGCACCACCTGCTGTGCCCGTGCCACCAGTCGACTTTTGATTTGACCGAGGAATGCAAAGTAATCTTCGGGCCGGCTAAGCGTCCATTGCCTCAGCTGCCCATCAAGGTAGATTCTGAGGGCTATTTGGTGGCGCAAAGCGACTTCCATGAACCTGTCGGTCCGAGCTATTGGGAGCGTGGCTAA
- a CDS encoding c-type cytochrome, producing the protein MKTLSQKRRHPLAILALLLMGLLVTGGVYTLATTVNEAKAETTKYSADDAKEGEKLFLANCATCHGMGASGSPAGPSLVGVGAAAVDFQVGTGRMPLQMQGPQAYQKPRQFNHEQTKQLAAYVATLGAGPSVPGEEYLDGKGNAAEGGELFRVNCAMCHNAAAAGGALTQGKFAPSLAGVEPSHIYEAMITGPQNMPVFNDANITPEGKRDIITFLKTIEANGSPGGAELGGLGPVAEGLFVWIAGLGVVIAFTIWLTSRTS; encoded by the coding sequence GTGAAGACACTTTCACAGAAGCGACGGCATCCTCTAGCAATCCTGGCATTGCTGCTGATGGGCCTGCTGGTGACAGGTGGGGTGTATACCCTCGCTACGACGGTCAATGAGGCCAAGGCAGAGACCACCAAATATTCCGCCGACGACGCAAAAGAAGGCGAGAAGCTCTTCCTCGCCAACTGTGCGACTTGCCACGGCATGGGCGCAAGCGGCTCGCCGGCTGGTCCATCTTTGGTGGGTGTAGGCGCAGCCGCGGTGGACTTCCAAGTTGGTACTGGCCGGATGCCGCTGCAGATGCAGGGCCCCCAGGCATACCAGAAGCCCCGCCAGTTTAACCATGAGCAGACTAAGCAGCTCGCTGCATACGTCGCTACTTTGGGCGCCGGGCCGTCTGTACCGGGCGAGGAATACCTTGACGGTAAAGGCAACGCCGCTGAAGGTGGCGAGCTATTTCGAGTCAACTGCGCAATGTGCCACAATGCGGCCGCGGCCGGTGGCGCTTTGACCCAAGGTAAGTTCGCGCCCTCGCTCGCCGGGGTCGAACCATCACATATTTACGAAGCGATGATCACCGGTCCGCAAAACATGCCGGTATTCAATGACGCCAACATCACCCCTGAAGGCAAGCGAGACATCATCACCTTCCTAAAGACCATTGAAGCTAATGGTTCTCCCGGTGGCGCTGAGCTAGGTGGACTTGGCCCAGTGGCCGAAGGCTTGTTTGTCTGGATCGCTGGCCTGGGCGTCGTTATCGCTTTCACTATTTGGCTGACCTCTAGAACCTCATGA
- a CDS encoding cytochrome b, which yields MSNATSTSTISQPGEATYRPSTKVGKITDFVDQRVGGSGILKEFGRKVFPDHWTFMFGEVALYSFVILLLSGTFLTFFFDASMVETHYNGSYVPLKGLEMSAAYNSSLNISFEIRGGLFIRQVHHWAALLFVASVSVHMLRVFFTGAFRKPRELNWVVGGTLVLLSMGAGFTGYSLPDDLLSGNGLRIIDGILKSIPVIGSYISFFLFGGEFPGSAVIGRLYVLHILLIPAIILLMIVIHLFMVVVHKHTQYPGPGRSDNNVVGYPLGPVYAAKAGGFFFIVFGIVAAMAAGFTINPIWNYGPYDPSPVSAGTQPDWYIGMFDGALRLMPGWMWDFPFEWEIPLPWGTNTLSLNILLAALVPAGIVFGLLFTYPWIERWITKDDREHHVLDRPRNVPTRTAIGVAGIVFYCVMWAAASSDLIATHFHVSLNDVTYWLRTLFFIGPIIAYQVAKRVALALQRKDREIVLHGRETGRIIRLPHGEYKEKHAQLDEFKRYRLVSFESPKVLPGEPNEKGIVVRKEKRRAWLSKWFFEDRVAPVTPAEHRKALEHPAHEDHVDHEALEANDKALTR from the coding sequence ATGAGCAATGCGACTAGCACATCAACTATCAGCCAACCTGGTGAGGCTACGTACAGGCCGTCGACGAAGGTCGGCAAAATTACCGACTTTGTCGATCAGCGCGTCGGCGGCTCCGGAATTCTCAAAGAGTTTGGCCGTAAAGTCTTCCCCGATCACTGGACCTTCATGTTCGGTGAGGTGGCACTTTATTCCTTTGTCATCTTGTTGCTGTCCGGAACCTTTTTGACCTTCTTCTTCGATGCGTCAATGGTTGAGACCCATTACAACGGTTCATACGTTCCACTCAAAGGCTTAGAGATGTCCGCGGCGTATAACTCGTCGTTGAATATTTCCTTTGAGATCCGCGGTGGGCTATTTATCCGTCAGGTACACCACTGGGCAGCGCTGCTTTTTGTGGCTTCCGTTTCGGTGCACATGCTGCGCGTCTTTTTCACGGGTGCGTTCCGCAAGCCTCGTGAGCTGAACTGGGTCGTTGGTGGCACCTTGGTGTTGCTATCAATGGGCGCCGGCTTCACTGGATACTCGTTGCCAGATGATTTGCTCTCCGGTAACGGTTTGCGCATTATTGACGGCATCTTGAAGTCCATCCCGGTCATCGGGTCCTATATTTCGTTCTTCCTGTTTGGCGGCGAATTCCCTGGTTCTGCGGTTATCGGCAGGCTATATGTGCTGCATATTCTGCTGATTCCGGCGATTATTTTGCTCATGATTGTGATCCACCTCTTCATGGTCGTGGTCCACAAGCACACCCAGTACCCGGGGCCGGGTCGAAGCGATAACAATGTTGTCGGTTACCCTTTGGGCCCGGTTTACGCCGCTAAAGCCGGTGGATTCTTCTTCATCGTCTTTGGCATCGTCGCAGCAATGGCGGCGGGTTTCACGATCAACCCGATCTGGAACTATGGCCCTTACGATCCTTCACCGGTCTCCGCGGGCACCCAGCCTGACTGGTACATCGGTATGTTCGATGGCGCCCTGCGTTTGATGCCGGGCTGGATGTGGGACTTCCCCTTTGAATGGGAAATTCCGCTGCCCTGGGGCACTAATACTTTGTCGCTGAACATTCTGCTTGCAGCCCTTGTGCCAGCTGGCATCGTCTTTGGTCTGTTGTTCACCTACCCCTGGATTGAACGCTGGATCACCAAAGACGATCGCGAGCACCACGTGCTCGATCGCCCGCGCAACGTTCCTACTCGTACGGCCATTGGCGTGGCAGGCATCGTCTTCTACTGCGTGATGTGGGCAGCTGCTAGCTCTGACTTGATAGCCACGCACTTCCACGTATCGCTCAATGACGTCACCTACTGGCTCAGGACGCTCTTCTTCATTGGCCCGATCATTGCTTATCAAGTGGCAAAGCGAGTTGCTTTGGCCTTGCAGCGTAAGGATCGCGAGATCGTCTTGCACGGCCGCGAGACAGGCCGGATCATCCGCCTGCCTCATGGTGAGTACAAGGAAAAGCATGCCCAGCTCGATGAATTCAAGCGCTACCGCCTGGTCAGCTTTGAATCGCCGAAGGTACTTCCAGGAGAACCCAATGAAAAGGGCATCGTGGTGCGCAAAGAAAAGCGTCGCGCTTGGCTCTCGAAGTGGTTCTTTGAAGATCGTGTTGCTCCAGTAACCCCTGCTGAGCACCGCAAGGCGCTTGAGCACCCGGCCCACGAAGATCACGTGGACCACGAAGCATTAGAAGCCAATGACAAGGCGCTAACTCGCTAA
- a CDS encoding sigma-70 family RNA polymerase sigma factor, translating to MGSDHAEVQEEMLCTLHGAHAAELGRFVNRLTGDHAYAEDVTQETLFRAWQRPAILERPEAAVRAWLFTVARNLVVDDWRSARRRHEVGAESPPEQHQADATDRVLDSWLVTDALACLSLEHREVLVHGYYRALSVREISQTLDIPEGTVKSRMHYALRANEARTARERGDPMTDHNDSLAQWDAAYVLGALSPAERHEFEIHLSSCARCAASVAELAGMPGILAALPAAAQAEALLRSEAEPVQASANVLPMLARRARKSKVRRRLMTVAAGIAVAAAATTVTVVALPASPISQVQANAVPLNFSAIDAQPVTVSGKALPVSWGTQIEWRCSYAASQSTPGYTGGASTPFQLVVVDRNGKETVAASWDSSDGSVVSPVTTIDTPLTEISKIEVRWANSGKVVVSAKL from the coding sequence ATGGGATCAGATCACGCTGAAGTGCAGGAGGAAATGCTCTGTACCCTGCACGGCGCGCATGCGGCCGAACTCGGTCGGTTTGTCAATCGACTAACGGGAGACCATGCCTACGCAGAGGACGTCACGCAGGAAACCCTTTTTCGTGCGTGGCAACGTCCGGCGATCTTAGAACGCCCAGAGGCTGCCGTCAGGGCATGGCTCTTTACCGTGGCAAGAAATCTGGTTGTGGACGATTGGCGAAGTGCCCGACGGCGGCACGAAGTAGGCGCCGAAAGCCCTCCAGAGCAGCATCAAGCCGACGCAACTGATCGCGTATTGGACTCCTGGCTAGTCACCGACGCATTGGCCTGCCTTTCGCTTGAACATCGAGAAGTTCTAGTGCATGGCTACTATCGAGCGCTGTCGGTGCGCGAGATTTCGCAGACTTTAGATATCCCCGAAGGAACTGTGAAATCCAGAATGCACTACGCGTTAAGAGCTAATGAGGCTCGCACTGCAAGAGAGAGGGGTGACCCAATGACCGACCACAACGATTCCTTAGCACAATGGGATGCGGCCTATGTATTAGGTGCCCTCTCCCCCGCAGAACGGCATGAATTTGAGATCCATTTGAGTAGTTGTGCCCGTTGCGCTGCATCAGTAGCAGAACTGGCAGGCATGCCAGGTATTTTGGCGGCATTACCAGCAGCCGCCCAAGCTGAAGCGCTGTTGCGCTCAGAGGCTGAACCAGTGCAGGCCTCAGCAAATGTCTTGCCAATGTTGGCTCGCCGGGCACGAAAGTCTAAGGTTCGACGTCGACTCATGACGGTAGCAGCGGGCATCGCGGTGGCAGCCGCGGCGACGACCGTAACCGTCGTCGCGCTTCCGGCCTCACCCATTTCGCAAGTACAAGCAAATGCGGTTCCGCTTAACTTTTCCGCCATCGATGCGCAGCCCGTTACGGTCTCAGGAAAGGCTCTGCCGGTTAGCTGGGGCACGCAGATTGAATGGCGTTGCAGCTATGCGGCCAGTCAGAGCACCCCCGGATATACCGGCGGTGCATCAACCCCGTTCCAATTGGTCGTTGTGGACCGAAATGGCAAAGAAACTGTCGCGGCTAGTTGGGATTCTTCCGACGGTTCGGTAGTTTCACCGGTAACAACGATTGATACCCCGCTGACAGAGATCTCAAAGATTGAAGTCCGTTGGGCTAATTCTGGCAAGGTCGTGGTATCCGCCAAGCTCTGA